A window of the Paralichthys olivaceus isolate ysfri-2021 chromosome 5, ASM2471397v2, whole genome shotgun sequence genome harbors these coding sequences:
- the tubb4bl gene encoding tubulin beta-4B chain produces MREIVHLQAGQCGNQIGAKFWEVISDEHGIDPTGSYHGDSDLQLDRISVYYNEASGGKYVPRAILVDLEPGTMDSVRSGPFGQIFRPDNFVFGQSGAGNNWAKGHYTEGAELVDSVLDVVRKEAESCDCLQGFQLTHSLGGGTGSGMGTLLISKIREEYPDRIMNTFSVVPSPKVSDTVVEPYNATLSVHQLVENTDETYCIDNEALYDICFRTLKLTTPTYGDLNHLVSATMSGVTTCLRFPGQLNADLRKLAVNMVPFPRLHFFMPGFAPLTSRGSQQYRALSVPELTQQMFDAKNMMAACDPRHGRYLTVAAVFRGRMSMKEVDEQMLNVQNKNSSYFVEWIPNNVKTAVCDIPPRGLKMAATFIGNSTAIQELFKRISEQFTAMFRRKAFLHWYTGEGMDEMEFTEAESNMNDLVSEYQQYQDATAEEGEFEEEGEEEVA; encoded by the exons ATGCGCGAAATTGTGCACCTGCAGGCCGGTCAGTGCGGGAACCAGATCGGAGCCAAG ttctGGGAGGTGATCAGTGATGAGCACGGCATTGATCCCACTGGTTCCTACCATGGAGACAGCGACCTGCAGCTCGACAGGATCAGCGTCTATTACAATGAGGCCTCAG GAGGAAAGTATGTACCCCGAGCCATCCTCGTGGACCTGGAGCCTGGTACCATGGATTCAGTCAGGTCTGGTCCCTTCGGGCAGATCTTCAGGCCTGACAACTTTGTCTTTG GCCAGAGTGGAGCTGGGAACAACTGGGCCAAGGGCCACTACACGGAGGGAGCTGAGCTGGTGGATTCCGTCCTGGACGTGGTGAGGAAAGAGGCTGAGAGCTGCGATTGCCTGCAGGGCTTCCAGCTCACTCACTCCCTGGGTGGTGGCACTGGCTCTGGCATGGGCACCCTGCTCATCAGCAAAATCCGCGAAGAGTACCCCGACCGTATCATGAACACCTTCAGCGTGGTGCCGTCTCCTAAAGTGTCCGACACTGTGGTGGAGCCCTACAACGCCACCCTCTCCGTCCACCAGCTTGTGGAAAACACTGACGAGACCTACTGCATTGACAATGAAGCTCTCTACGACATCTGCTTCCGCACCCTGAAACTCACCACTCCCACCTATGGTGATCTCAACCATTTGGTGTCAGCCACCATGAGCGGAGTGACCACCTGCCTGCGTTTCCCCGGTCAGCTCAACGCCGATCTCCGTAAACTGGCTGTCAACATGGTGCCCTTCCCCCGTCTCCACTTCTTCATGCCAGGCTTCGCCCCCCTCACCAGCAGGGGCAGCCAGCAGTACCGCGCCCTGTCCGTGCCCGAGCTCACCCAGCAGATGTTCGACGCCAAGAACATGATGGCAGCCTGCGACCCACGCCACGGCCGCTACCTCACAGTGGCGGCAGTGTTCAGGGGCCGCATGTCCATGAAGGAGGTGGACGAGCAGATGTTGAATGTGCAGAACAAGAACAGCAGCTACTTTGTTGAATGGATCCCAAACAATGTGAAGACCGCCGTCTGTGACATCCCTCCCCGCGGCCTCAAGATGGCAGCCACTTTCATCGGCAACAGCACAGCCATCCAGGAGCTGTTCAAGCGCATCTCCGAGCAGTTCACCGCCATGTTCCGTCGTAAGGCTTTCCTCCACTGGTACACCGGCGAGGGTATGGATGAGATGGAGTTCACCGAAGCCGAGAGCAACATGAACGACCTGGTGTCAGAGTACCAGCAATACCAGGACGCCACCGCTGAGGAGGGCGAGTttgaggaagagggggaggaggaggtcgCCTAA